A window from Fragaria vesca subsp. vesca linkage group LG5, FraVesHawaii_1.0, whole genome shotgun sequence encodes these proteins:
- the LOC101290956 gene encoding F-box/kelch-repeat protein At1g22040-like, with translation MGAILSLGSPKSGTKDYHEVTQNDTCKRQRMSSPTFEESQRLIPNLPDELSIQIIARLPRICYPHIRLVSQKWKGTVTSSELFKLRKELGKTEEWLYLLTKIEEDKLLWHAFDPLSRKWQRLPRMPNVVYEEEYTRGLPWFSIWNMVGPSIKFADTIRGWLGRKNSFDQMPFCGCAIGALDGCLYVLGGFCKTSTMKCVWRYNPIQNTWSEVTAMSTSRAYGKTGILNNKLYVVGGVSRGQGGLAPLQSAEVFDPSTSTWSEVPSMPFSKAQALPTAFLTDMLKPIATGLTPYMGRLCVSQSLYSWPFFVDVGGEIYDPKTNSWIEMPNGMGDGWPARQAGSKLSVVVDGELYAFDPSSSMDSGKIKVYDQQEDAWKVVIRKLPMCDLAGSESPYLLAGFHGKLHVITKDINHEIAVLRADLRNDLGSLSSSSCSVIARSLLDEHPESLAESDTVVWKAIGTKDFGPSELVSCQVIDI, from the coding sequence ATGGGGGCTATTTTGAGTTTGGGCAGTCCCAAATCTGGGACAAAAGATTATCATGAGGTCACTCAGAATGATACCTGTAAGCGGCAAAGAATGTCATCACCTACTTTTGAGGAGAGCCAAAGATTAATTCCCAATCTTCCTGATGAGCTCTCAATCCAAATTATTGCTAGACTTCCTAGAATTTGCTACCCCCATATCAGGCTGGTGTCGCAGAAGTGGAAGGGAACTGTTACAAGCTCTGAACTATTTAAGTTGAGAAAAGAGCTCGGAAAAACAGAAGAATGGCTATACTTGTTGACCAAAATTGAAGAAGATAAACTCTTGTGGCATGCTTTTGATCCCCTGTCAAGGAAGTGGCAGAGGCTACCTCGGATGCCAAATGTAGTTTATGAAGAAGAGTATACTAGAGGTTTGCCTTGGTTTTCGATATGGAATATGGTTGGGCCAAGCATCAAATTTGCTGATACTATTAGAGGCTGGCTTGGAAGAAAGAACTCATTTGATCAAATGCCATTTTGTGGTTGTGCTATTGGTGCTCTTGATGGATGCCTCTATGTTTTAGGTGGATTCTGTAAAACTTCTACTATGAAATGTGTGTGGAGATATAATCCAATTCAAAATACATGGAGCGAAGTGACAGCCATGTCCACAAGTAGAGCCTATGGTAAAACAGGCATTCTGAATAACAAGCTCTATGTTGTTGGAGGGGTTAGTCGAGGCCAAGGTGGATTAGCACCTCTTCAATCTGCTGAAGTTTTTGATCCCTCCACAAGTACGTGGTCTGAAGTACCAAGCATGCCATTCTCAAAAGCTCAAGCCTTGCCTACTGCCTTCTTGACTGACATGCTAAAGCCTATTGCCACCGGGTTGACTCCATACATGGGAAGGTTATGTGTGTCCCAGAGTCTGTACTCATGGCCCTTTTTTGTTGATGTTGGAGGAGAAATTTATGATCCTAAGACAAATTCATGGATTGAAATGCCAAATGGCATGGGAGACGGTTGGCCTGCTCGGCAAGCTGGTTCAAAGTTGAGTGTTGTGGTAGATGGTGAATTGTATGCTTTTGATCCTTCAAGTTCTATGGATAGTGGTAAGATCAAGGTGTATGATCAACAGGAAGATGCTTGGAAAGTTGTTATACGGAAACTCCCCATGTGTGATTTGGCTGGTTCAGAATCTCCATATTTACTTGCTGGTTTTCATGGAAAGCTTCATGTTATAACAAAAGATATTAATCATGAAATCGCTGTTTTGCGGGCTGATCTACGGAACGATTTGGGTTCACTGTCGTCAAGCTCGTGTTCTGTCATAGCCCGATCCTTATTAGACGAACATCCCGAGTCACTGGCAGAATCGGATACAGTTGTGTGGAAAGCCATTGGCACCAAGGATTTTGGGCCAAGTGAATTGGTCAGTTGTCAAGTTATTGACATTTAG